The following proteins are encoded in a genomic region of Spirosoma sp. SC4-14:
- a CDS encoding NAD(P)/FAD-dependent oxidoreductase: MNPNIPQTDRTRVVIVGAGFGGLKLARILSRKKEFQVVLINKQNYHEFQPLYYQVATAGLEANSILFPLRAVFGNCKNVHIRVTSVTGVRPADKTVDTELGPITYDYLVMATGADTNFFNQQNIIEKALPMKSVAEAIALRNRMLQNFEDALSVETEDEKEGLMDVVVVGGGPTGVELCGTLAEMRRTVLPKDYPELDFKMMDIYLIESGGEVLGPMSVQSQEHSLAYLKELGVNVRLNTRVKDFDGRIVTMNDGSTLRTNNLIWAAGVKANPLAGLPAEVLGRGGRVLVNRYSQVQGFTDIFAIGDVALMAEEKWPNGHPQIAQPAIQQGKHLAKNLRHLVRGESMQEFTYRDLGTMATVGRGLAVVDLPFLKFQGFFAWLTWLFVHLMAIVGVKNRLAIFLNWMFNYLTYSNSLRLIIKPKLPKGNMMAMQEKLSDQLEVSKT; encoded by the coding sequence ATGAATCCAAACATACCCCAAACAGATCGGACACGCGTAGTAATTGTTGGTGCAGGGTTTGGTGGCCTGAAACTGGCTCGAATACTATCCCGGAAAAAAGAATTTCAGGTAGTGCTCATCAACAAGCAAAATTACCATGAGTTTCAGCCACTCTACTACCAGGTTGCCACGGCCGGGCTCGAAGCCAACTCCATTTTGTTTCCGCTGCGGGCGGTGTTTGGAAATTGTAAAAATGTCCATATTCGGGTAACCAGCGTAACAGGCGTACGCCCGGCCGATAAAACGGTCGATACCGAACTAGGGCCGATTACCTACGATTACCTCGTAATGGCTACCGGTGCCGACACTAATTTTTTCAATCAGCAGAATATTATTGAAAAAGCGCTCCCGATGAAGTCGGTAGCCGAAGCAATTGCCCTGCGTAACCGGATGCTACAAAACTTCGAAGATGCGCTAAGTGTCGAAACCGAAGACGAAAAAGAAGGGCTGATGGATGTTGTTGTTGTTGGTGGTGGGCCAACCGGTGTAGAATTATGCGGAACGCTGGCCGAAATGCGCCGTACGGTGCTGCCGAAAGACTATCCGGAACTCGACTTTAAGATGATGGATATTTACCTCATCGAGTCGGGTGGAGAAGTGTTGGGGCCTATGTCGGTACAGTCGCAGGAGCATTCGCTGGCTTATCTGAAAGAACTCGGTGTTAATGTTCGGCTCAATACGCGGGTAAAAGATTTCGACGGCCGTATCGTTACCATGAATGATGGCTCAACGCTCCGCACCAACAACCTGATCTGGGCGGCTGGTGTGAAGGCCAATCCACTGGCAGGGTTACCCGCCGAGGTGCTTGGCCGGGGAGGGCGCGTGCTGGTCAATCGCTATAGTCAGGTACAGGGATTTACCGACATCTTCGCCATTGGCGATGTGGCACTGATGGCCGAAGAAAAATGGCCGAATGGACATCCGCAAATAGCGCAGCCTGCCATTCAGCAGGGGAAGCATCTGGCCAAAAACCTTAGGCATCTGGTTCGGGGGGAATCCATGCAGGAATTTACTTATCGCGATCTGGGAACAATGGCAACCGTGGGTCGTGGATTGGCCGTTGTGGATTTGCCATTTTTAAAATTTCAGGGATTTTTTGCCTGGCTTACGTGGTTGTTTGTACACCTGATGGCAATTGTCGGCGTAAAAAACCGATTGGCAATTTTTCTAAACTGGATGTTTAATTACCTGACTTACAGTAATTCCCTGCGATTAATTATCAAGCCTAAACTACCAAAAGGAAATATGATGGCCATGCAGGAGAAACTTTCCGACCAGTTGGAGGTTAGTAAAACATAA
- the bshA gene encoding N-acetyl-alpha-D-glucosaminyl L-malate synthase BshA → MKIGIVCYPTFGGSGVVATELGKALAKNGHQIHFITYQQPPRLDFFNENVFYHEVNIPSYPLFQYAPYESALASEMVNVVTNENVDLLHVHYAIPHASAAYMAKMILRSQGKIVPVVTTLHGTDITLVGKDASYEPVVTFSINESDGVTAVSENLRQDTYAHFNIHRDIEVIPNFIDLTRFQRQQKEHFKKAICPNGEKLIVHTSNFRRVKRIDDAVMVFYHVQEKIPAKLLLVGDGPERARIERLVRDLGIYDQVRFLGKLDAVEEVLSVADLFIMPSENESFGLAALEAMACEVPLITSNVGGLPELNIQGVTGFLSPVGDVDDMVKNALYVLDDEHLPQFKENALARAKEFELSRILPLYEAYYERVLQGVMNDV, encoded by the coding sequence ATGAAAATCGGTATTGTATGCTACCCAACCTTTGGGGGCAGTGGCGTTGTCGCCACCGAACTCGGTAAAGCGCTGGCAAAAAATGGCCACCAGATCCACTTTATCACATATCAGCAACCACCCAGGCTAGACTTTTTTAATGAAAACGTTTTTTACCACGAAGTAAATATTCCATCGTACCCTCTCTTTCAGTATGCCCCCTATGAGTCGGCGCTGGCCAGCGAAATGGTCAATGTGGTAACCAACGAAAACGTCGATCTTTTGCATGTGCATTATGCCATTCCGCACGCATCGGCAGCGTATATGGCCAAAATGATTCTGCGTTCGCAGGGGAAAATTGTGCCCGTTGTAACCACTCTGCACGGTACCGATATTACACTTGTCGGGAAAGATGCTTCGTATGAACCGGTGGTTACGTTCAGTATCAACGAGTCGGATGGGGTTACGGCTGTTTCTGAAAACCTGCGGCAGGACACCTACGCTCATTTTAATATCCATCGCGATATAGAAGTTATTCCTAATTTCATCGATCTGACCCGTTTCCAGCGGCAGCAGAAAGAGCATTTCAAGAAGGCGATTTGCCCCAATGGCGAGAAACTAATCGTGCATACGTCAAACTTCCGTCGGGTGAAACGAATCGACGATGCCGTTATGGTCTTTTACCATGTTCAGGAGAAAATTCCCGCCAAGTTGCTGCTCGTAGGCGATGGGCCCGAACGGGCTCGTATTGAGCGACTTGTGCGCGATCTGGGTATCTACGATCAGGTGCGGTTCCTGGGCAAACTCGATGCCGTGGAAGAAGTACTGTCGGTAGCCGATTTGTTCATTATGCCATCCGAAAACGAAAGCTTTGGACTGGCCGCGCTGGAGGCAATGGCCTGTGAGGTTCCGTTGATAACGTCAAATGTTGGTGGCTTACCCGAACTGAATATACAGGGAGTAACGGGTTTTCTGAGTCCGGTAGGCGATGTAGACGATATGGTTAAAAATGCGTTGTATGTATTAGACGACGAGCATTTGCCTCAGTTTAAGGAAAACGCGCTGGCAAGAGCTAAAGAATTCGAGTTATCGCGTATCTTGCCACTCTACGAAGCTTATTATGAGCGCGTATTGCAAGGCGTTATGAACGATGTGTAA
- a CDS encoding geranylgeranylglycerol-phosphate geranylgeranyltransferase has protein sequence MSTRQPIPFSAFALGFLRLIRIQNLLIVVMTQFLARIVLVGPREAWPQLLTDPTIWLLSLSTVCIAAAGYIINDYFDIKIDLINKPERVVIGRYLKRRVAIGTHQLLNVIGCLIGLYLSKWVFLTDVVSVSLLWLYSAQLKRQPFIGNIVVSLLTALSLIVLAVYYRQNANMLLIYALFSFGISLVREIIKDMQDVRGDARFGCRTLPIVWGLRRTKYLLYVLIGSFIFCMFLIADSLSNLRLGLIFLVLLIPMIWLTYRLVVADTRRDFGYLSNLCKLIMLLGVVSMVWA, from the coding sequence ATGTCTACGCGCCAGCCTATACCTTTTTCGGCATTTGCTCTCGGCTTTCTCAGACTGATTCGCATCCAGAACCTGCTGATTGTGGTCATGACGCAGTTTCTGGCGCGTATTGTGCTGGTTGGCCCACGCGAAGCCTGGCCTCAACTACTCACCGATCCAACCATATGGCTACTTTCGCTATCAACGGTTTGCATTGCCGCAGCGGGCTATATCATCAACGATTACTTTGATATCAAGATCGATCTGATCAACAAACCCGAACGCGTTGTTATTGGTCGTTACCTCAAACGCCGGGTTGCCATTGGCACTCATCAGCTATTAAATGTAATCGGCTGCCTGATCGGACTTTATCTGAGTAAATGGGTGTTTCTTACCGATGTTGTTTCGGTGTCTTTATTGTGGCTTTATTCGGCTCAGCTTAAGCGCCAGCCGTTTATTGGCAACATTGTCGTATCGCTCCTTACGGCCCTTTCGCTGATTGTGCTGGCCGTTTATTACCGGCAAAATGCCAATATGCTGCTGATTTATGCCTTGTTTTCGTTCGGCATTTCGCTCGTTCGTGAGATTATTAAGGATATGCAGGACGTTCGGGGCGATGCGCGGTTTGGTTGCCGCACCTTGCCCATCGTGTGGGGGCTTCGCCGGACTAAATACCTACTTTATGTGCTGATCGGATCGTTCATTTTCTGCATGTTTCTCATTGCCGATTCGCTTAGCAATCTGCGGCTTGGTCTGATTTTCCTTGTTCTTCTAATTCCAATGATCTGGCTTACCTACCGCCTGGTCGTTGCTGACACCCGTCGCGATTTTGGCTATCTGAGCAACCTCTGTAAGCTCATTATGCTATTGGGCGTTGTCAGCATGGTATGGGCGTGA
- a CDS encoding MerC domain-containing protein → MKTDFFSRKADYIGITGSVLCIIHCMITPILLMSSALLQEDHLRFGYLSLDYVFIGVNIVAVYFATRHYALPVIKKALWGFLALFAVAILLEDVNPVFEYISYLASAGLVTTHLFNIRQHRLQHAH, encoded by the coding sequence ATGAAAACTGATTTTTTCTCCCGTAAAGCAGATTATATCGGAATCACCGGTTCGGTGCTGTGCATTATTCACTGCATGATTACGCCTATTTTGTTAATGTCCTCGGCTCTGCTTCAGGAAGACCACCTACGCTTCGGTTACCTGAGCCTCGACTATGTTTTTATTGGCGTCAATATTGTGGCCGTGTATTTTGCCACGCGTCATTATGCACTGCCGGTTATTAAAAAAGCACTTTGGGGATTTTTAGCACTCTTTGCCGTTGCCATTCTGCTCGAAGATGTCAATCCAGTCTTTGAATATATCAGCTATCTGGCCTCTGCCGGACTGGTCACAACGCACCTCTTCAACATTCGTCAGCACCGGCTGCAGCACGCTCATTAA
- a CDS encoding cytochrome c peroxidase, with amino-acid sequence MKRVIRHINHIGLLISLVLFGLAVSCQTKSGVDEPTPDTTDTDTGGVVFKPTPVSFRQPSNFPAPAYDLSQNPLTVQGVLLGKTLFYDPQLSRDSTISCGFCHQQFAGFAHSDHALSHGIDSKFGTRNVPSIQNAAWGQEFFWDGGITDLNTLFIAPLTNPVEMDMKFADVLTRVQQSPKYPGMFKAAFGSDSVTTSRFLKAISQFVLTLVSADSRYDKYVRKEAGGVLTPDELAGLNLFKQKCSTCHATDLFTDYSYRNNGLSVSAIDDQGRYKITLNEADRLKFKVPSLRNVEKTFPYMHDGRFNTLDQVLEHYRTGVNDSPTLDPLLKANGQLGIALTDTEKSQLISFLKTLTDDTFLTNRALSAN; translated from the coding sequence ATGAAACGGGTTATTCGACACATCAACCATATCGGATTATTGATTAGCCTGGTTTTGTTCGGGCTGGCGGTGTCCTGTCAGACAAAAAGTGGTGTCGATGAGCCTACGCCCGACACGACCGATACCGATACGGGGGGCGTTGTCTTCAAACCCACACCCGTGTCGTTTCGGCAACCGTCTAATTTTCCTGCTCCTGCTTATGATCTGAGCCAGAATCCGTTAACCGTTCAGGGTGTTTTGCTCGGTAAAACGTTGTTTTATGATCCACAACTTTCGCGCGACAGTACCATTAGCTGCGGATTCTGCCATCAGCAATTTGCTGGTTTTGCGCACTCTGATCATGCATTGAGTCATGGGATCGACAGTAAGTTCGGCACCCGGAATGTACCGAGTATTCAGAATGCGGCCTGGGGACAGGAGTTTTTCTGGGATGGCGGCATTACGGATCTGAACACGCTGTTTATTGCGCCATTGACGAACCCGGTCGAAATGGATATGAAGTTTGCCGATGTGCTGACACGGGTGCAACAGAGCCCCAAATATCCGGGTATGTTTAAGGCGGCTTTTGGTTCCGATAGCGTTACGACGTCACGTTTTCTGAAAGCCATTTCGCAGTTTGTGCTAACGCTCGTGTCGGCCGATTCGCGCTATGATAAATACGTTCGGAAGGAAGCAGGTGGTGTATTGACGCCGGATGAACTGGCGGGTTTGAATCTGTTCAAACAGAAATGTTCGACCTGCCACGCTACGGATTTGTTTACCGATTACAGCTATCGGAACAATGGCCTTTCGGTGAGTGCCATCGACGATCAGGGACGGTATAAGATTACACTAAATGAAGCCGATCGGCTGAAATTCAAAGTGCCCAGCCTCCGCAATGTCGAGAAAACATTTCCGTATATGCACGATGGACGTTTCAATACGCTCGATCAGGTGCTGGAGCATTACCGAACAGGCGTAAACGATAGCCCTACGCTCGATCCGCTACTAAAAGCCAACGGTCAACTCGGTATTGCGCTGACCGACACCGAAAAAAGCCAGCTTATCAGTTTTCTGAAAACACTAACCGACGATACGTTTCTGACCAATAGAGCGTTAAGCGCAAACTAG
- a CDS encoding MbnP family protein, which produces MKKYLFFSLFSALIMGWAVVACNETNPYVAPDSYGSLSLAFTNVAGSQAMNLNTNTYQNAVGESFTVTKFNYFISNIQLQKDDGSVYTLPQESSYFLVEAEKPESQTMTLTSIPSGNYTGMTFLIGVDSTRSLADISLRTGVLDPALNDGMYWEWNSGYIFMKLEGTSPSAPAAQNNAFFYHIGGFGGGYNGKKTINNLRTVTLTFNGDVVKVDSDLKPQVRLKTDVLKVFNGSTKLSISQYPSVMFDTYSTNIANNYASMFSYGGQTSL; this is translated from the coding sequence ATGAAAAAGTATCTATTCTTCAGTCTGTTCTCAGCACTCATAATGGGCTGGGCCGTTGTTGCCTGTAACGAAACGAACCCATATGTTGCGCCTGATTCGTATGGTTCGTTATCGCTGGCGTTTACCAATGTTGCTGGCAGTCAGGCTATGAACCTCAATACCAATACCTACCAGAATGCGGTAGGAGAGTCGTTTACGGTTACGAAGTTCAACTACTTTATCAGCAACATTCAACTGCAAAAAGACGATGGCTCGGTATATACGCTTCCGCAGGAAAGTAGCTATTTTTTGGTCGAAGCCGAGAAACCAGAGTCCCAAACGATGACGCTGACGAGTATACCATCGGGAAACTATACTGGAATGACGTTTTTGATCGGGGTCGATAGTACCCGTAGTCTGGCCGACATTAGTCTGCGAACGGGTGTGCTCGATCCCGCGCTTAACGATGGTATGTATTGGGAATGGAATTCGGGCTATATTTTTATGAAACTCGAAGGAACCTCGCCGTCGGCTCCAGCCGCTCAGAATAATGCGTTTTTCTATCACATTGGCGGGTTTGGCGGGGGCTATAACGGAAAGAAAACAATCAATAACCTGCGCACGGTGACGCTAACATTCAATGGCGATGTTGTGAAGGTCGATTCTGATCTGAAACCACAGGTTCGGCTAAAAACGGATGTGCTTAAGGTGTTCAATGGCTCTACTAAACTGAGTATCAGCCAGTATCCGTCGGTGATGTTTGATACCTATTCGACAAACATTGCCAACAACTACGCATCGATGTTCAGCTACGGGGGCCAAACCAGTCTGTGA
- a CDS encoding SCO family protein produces MKNFQYALWVTVLVALGGCSGPAEKLPYLGEPETVEKIVDGKKVSVVEYPTIPDFQFTNQDGKPITQQDFAGKIYVADFFFVTCPTICPVMKRNMLDVYRAYKDSPDVRILSHTIDPEHDTPAVLKEYATELGVTNPMWQFVTGDKEKIYDIGQEHYLVTAKADSTVQGGYIHSGAFVLIDKDRHVRGMYDGTTKEGTVKLIADIEKLRKESEK; encoded by the coding sequence ATGAAAAACTTCCAATATGCACTTTGGGTAACGGTACTGGTTGCCCTCGGCGGTTGTAGCGGCCCAGCCGAAAAACTGCCGTATCTGGGCGAACCCGAAACCGTGGAAAAAATCGTTGATGGTAAGAAAGTCAGTGTGGTCGAATATCCGACCATTCCGGATTTTCAGTTTACCAACCAGGATGGTAAGCCCATAACGCAGCAGGATTTTGCCGGGAAAATTTATGTGGCCGATTTCTTCTTCGTGACCTGCCCGACCATTTGCCCGGTCATGAAACGGAATATGCTGGATGTGTATCGGGCCTATAAAGACAGCCCCGATGTACGGATTCTGTCGCACACCATCGACCCGGAGCATGATACGCCCGCTGTGCTAAAAGAATACGCGACGGAGTTAGGCGTAACGAATCCGATGTGGCAGTTTGTGACTGGCGACAAGGAGAAGATCTATGATATTGGCCAGGAGCATTATCTGGTTACGGCCAAAGCCGACTCAACCGTGCAGGGAGGCTATATCCATAGCGGTGCCTTCGTGCTGATCGATAAGGACCGGCACGTGCGGGGTATGTATGACGGTACCACCAAAGAAGGAACCGTGAAACTGATTGCCGACATCGAAAAACTACGAAAGGAGTCGGAGAAGTAA
- a CDS encoding PepSY-associated TM helix domain-containing protein, which translates to METNPKALRIQSLADAEPKAMGTASAGLKKLIQRNMYRWHRIIGILTVVPVIFWTLSGLSHPFMSHWFKPAIAHEFVKPEVLNHSQLTLSITDVLTQNKVSVLRTFRLVELAGQTYYQIKGADNQLRYYSASTGRALPGGDQQYAEALARYFVDDAKTPVHIEPVTTFSAEYRYVNRLLPVWKVSFDRPDQMDVYVETEQSRLANYNERSRKAFLWVFNNFHNWDWLEAITNNTLRVSIMVLCLSIIILSMVSGLVIYGFMWKRFRKPRNASDRIGFLRKYHRQIGIAVSLVTLTFAFSGAYHVTRKLTPDERIKYVRQPVMTSAKLQASILSLPVDWATVTNVSLATVDDRLYYQVFTKKANDSWKSKQVDNAETSDKPSGKTKESKPTIAYYDVQTASVLPDGVMAHAKDLVMSFWAAEQSGKGPACCERMDEEQQVAAGELPDLLSISFLEKFDREYGFINKRLPVVKLALDTPDHLTYYVEPSTSRLAARIVDSDRREGLSFAFLHKYSGIDFAGKDVRDSITMLAALGVLVVSLFGLVLFLKIK; encoded by the coding sequence ATGGAAACAAATCCTAAAGCGCTTCGCATTCAGTCGCTTGCCGACGCCGAGCCAAAAGCTATGGGGACTGCCTCTGCTGGTTTGAAAAAGCTCATTCAGCGGAATATGTACCGCTGGCACCGCATCATCGGCATACTGACGGTGGTGCCGGTTATTTTCTGGACCCTTAGTGGTTTGTCGCATCCATTTATGTCGCACTGGTTCAAACCAGCCATTGCGCATGAATTTGTAAAGCCGGAGGTGCTGAACCACTCGCAGTTGACGCTGTCGATAACCGATGTGCTGACCCAGAATAAGGTGTCGGTATTGCGGACGTTTCGATTGGTCGAACTGGCCGGTCAGACCTATTATCAGATAAAAGGTGCGGATAACCAGCTCCGCTACTACAGTGCATCGACAGGGCGGGCACTACCCGGTGGCGACCAGCAATATGCGGAGGCCCTGGCGAGGTATTTTGTCGATGATGCTAAAACGCCAGTTCATATTGAGCCCGTAACGACCTTTTCGGCCGAATATCGGTATGTGAATCGGTTGCTTCCGGTCTGGAAAGTGTCGTTCGATCGGCCCGACCAGATGGATGTGTACGTTGAAACCGAACAAAGCCGACTGGCCAATTACAACGAGCGGAGCCGGAAAGCGTTTTTGTGGGTGTTTAACAACTTCCACAACTGGGACTGGCTCGAAGCGATTACGAACAATACCCTGCGCGTCAGTATCATGGTACTTTGCCTGAGTATAATTATTCTGTCGATGGTGAGCGGGCTGGTGATTTACGGGTTTATGTGGAAGCGTTTCAGAAAACCGCGAAACGCCAGCGATCGCATTGGCTTTCTACGGAAATACCACCGGCAAATTGGCATTGCCGTATCGCTGGTTACGCTGACATTTGCTTTCAGTGGCGCTTATCACGTAACGCGGAAACTTACTCCCGACGAGCGGATTAAGTATGTCCGACAACCAGTTATGACCTCCGCAAAATTGCAGGCCAGTATCTTGAGCTTACCGGTCGACTGGGCTACCGTAACCAATGTATCGCTGGCAACGGTCGATGACCGGTTGTATTATCAGGTTTTCACCAAAAAAGCCAACGATAGCTGGAAAAGCAAGCAGGTCGATAATGCCGAAACGTCGGATAAGCCATCTGGGAAAACGAAAGAATCGAAACCGACCATTGCCTATTACGACGTGCAAACGGCGTCGGTCTTGCCTGATGGCGTTATGGCCCACGCCAAAGATCTGGTGATGAGTTTCTGGGCAGCCGAACAGTCGGGAAAAGGACCGGCCTGTTGTGAGCGAATGGACGAAGAACAGCAGGTGGCTGCTGGCGAGCTGCCCGATTTGCTTTCGATTAGTTTTCTGGAAAAATTTGACCGTGAGTATGGCTTCATTAACAAGCGGCTTCCGGTTGTGAAGCTGGCCCTCGATACACCCGATCATCTGACGTACTATGTTGAACCGTCGACCAGCCGCCTGGCCGCCCGTATTGTCGACAGCGACCGCCGGGAAGGGCTATCGTTTGCATTTTTACATAAGTACAGCGGAATTGATTTTGCCGGAAAAGATGTTCGGGATAGTATAACGATGCTGGCCGCACTGGGCGTACTGGTTGTGAGCCTGTTCGGTCTTGTCCTGTTTCTGAAAATAAAATAA